From a single Candidatus Saccharibacteria bacterium genomic region:
- a CDS encoding replication-associated recombination protein A, with amino-acid sequence MQTNRPLAEALRPKKPEEVFGQDELLSSNGLLRHMFNSKSVSSLIFWGPPGSGKTTLARMLASNADADFIEISAVTSGLADVRKIVEHARQNQRLKTDTVLFVDEIHRFNKAQQDAFLPHVESGLITLIGATTENPSFEVIRPLLSRARVVVLKPIGNSDMSKIIARASKNLKLGGKLTKQAIDTIVTLSHGDARSALGNLELAVKLARGQKITKDTIEQAAQTVAPAYDKKGDSHYDIVSAFIKSMRGSDEKAACYYLARMLQAGEDPKFIARRMVIFASEDIGLAASAALNLAVSTFLAAERIGMPECQYNLFHCAAVLAKAPKSREATDLMASAIDLAKRFPNASVPLWIRNAPTELMKDLGYGKDYQWQAGFKPKDSFLPQEMTESECRA; translated from the coding sequence ATGCAAACAAACCGGCCTCTAGCCGAAGCTTTACGACCAAAAAAGCCTGAAGAAGTTTTTGGTCAAGACGAGTTATTATCCTCTAACGGACTGCTAAGGCATATGTTTAATTCAAAATCGGTTAGCAGTCTGATATTTTGGGGGCCGCCAGGAAGTGGTAAAACAACCCTAGCTCGCATGTTGGCCAGTAACGCAGATGCCGACTTTATCGAAATTAGCGCTGTTACGTCTGGATTAGCTGATGTAAGGAAAATAGTCGAGCATGCCCGCCAAAATCAGCGTCTAAAAACAGACACCGTGCTCTTTGTTGATGAAATTCACCGCTTCAACAAAGCTCAACAAGACGCTTTTTTGCCGCATGTCGAATCTGGGTTAATAACCCTGATTGGCGCTACAACTGAAAACCCTAGTTTCGAAGTTATCCGGCCGCTTCTGTCTCGGGCGAGAGTAGTTGTTTTAAAGCCAATTGGTAACAGCGATATGTCCAAAATCATTGCCCGAGCGAGCAAGAACTTAAAACTTGGCGGTAAATTAACCAAACAGGCCATAGATACTATTGTCACCCTTAGTCACGGTGATGCGCGTAGCGCACTTGGTAATTTGGAGTTGGCCGTAAAGCTAGCCAGAGGTCAGAAGATAACCAAAGATACTATCGAACAAGCCGCCCAAACAGTAGCTCCTGCCTATGATAAGAAAGGCGACAGTCACTACGATATTGTCAGCGCGTTTATCAAATCCATGCGAGGCAGCGATGAAAAAGCAGCTTGCTACTACCTTGCCCGCATGCTCCAAGCCGGTGAAGACCCTAAGTTTATTGCACGTCGTATGGTGATTTTTGCTAGTGAGGATATTGGTCTGGCAGCTAGCGCCGCACTAAATTTGGCAGTTAGTACATTCCTAGCCGCTGAGCGAATCGGCATGCCAGAGTGTCAATACAACCTTTTTCACTGTGCAGCTGTTTTAGCCAAAGCACCAAAGTCACGAGAAGCAACCGATTTAATGGCAAGTGCGATTGATCTTGCCAAACGCTTTCCTAACGCAAGCGTACCGCTCTGGATCCGCAACGCCCCAACTGAGCTAATGAAAGACTTAGGCTATGGCAAGGACTATCAGTGGCAGGCAGGTTTCAAACCCAAAGACAGCTTCTTACCCCAAGAGATGACAGAATCAGAATGCAGAGCTTAA